From one Gemmatimonadota bacterium genomic stretch:
- a CDS encoding PadR family transcriptional regulator yields the protein MTSQRARPGLTSLTYQILLALSGGDRHGYAILKEMEERGGADAVPSTGALYMALSRLESEGLVREAPAPPDDVDDARRRYYRITARGRDAAAAESRRLADLVADARARRLLGEPVPDGGEA from the coding sequence ATGACATCGCAGCGCGCCCGCCCCGGACTGACCTCCCTGACGTACCAGATCCTCCTCGCGCTCTCCGGGGGTGATCGGCACGGATACGCCATCCTGAAGGAGATGGAGGAGCGCGGGGGCGCCGACGCCGTTCCCAGCACCGGCGCACTGTACATGGCGCTTTCCCGGCTCGAGTCCGAAGGGCTGGTGCGGGAAGCCCCGGCGCCCCCGGACGATGTGGACGACGCGCGCCGTCGCTACTACCGCATCACCGCCCGGGGACGCGATGCCGCCGCGGCGGAGTCCCGCCGCCTCGCCGACCTGGTGGCCGATGCGCGCGCGCGCCGTCTGCTCGGTGAGCCGGTGCCGGACGGGGGCGAGGCATGA
- a CDS encoding TraR/DksA C4-type zinc finger protein: MDLDAQRERLENELRTLLGRHARLTGHLRNTDRELPADWTEMAQFVENDEVLEALEGRTRERLDGMVQALARIDQGIYLVCARCGGTIEAERLDILPTTHVCAKCA, encoded by the coding sequence ATGGATCTCGACGCCCAACGCGAACGCCTGGAGAACGAGCTCCGGACGCTGCTCGGCCGTCATGCGCGGCTGACCGGCCACCTGCGCAACACGGATCGGGAGCTGCCCGCCGATTGGACGGAGATGGCGCAGTTCGTCGAGAACGACGAAGTGCTGGAAGCGCTGGAGGGGCGCACCCGCGAGCGGTTGGATGGGATGGTGCAGGCCCTCGCCCGCATCGATCAGGGCATCTACCTCGTCTGTGCCCGTTGCGGGGGGACCATCGAGGCCGAGCGGCTGGACATCCTACCCACCACGCACGTCTGCGCGAAGTGCGCCTGA
- a CDS encoding amidohydrolase: protein MSTVSRGEFLGLGAAFAAALGTGCAPSRSADSHPGRPDLVVRNGTVYTMDDAQPTAQAFAVRHGRFLAVGSTDDIDALRGPDTQVIDAAGLTVVPGFIDAHSHPSGGGLSALKNVDTNLGSIARIQEALRARAQQTPRGEWISGYMYDDTKLEEGRALTRADIDAAVPDHPVRVGHRGGHTSVYNSAAFRLAGISAATPDPFGGHFYRENGELTGKVAERANALITRLIPSTSTREERQAGVKKIGEMMNAAGLTSVHQTGTSIDDYVAYQDARAADELTFRAYLLPRGESYRQLLASGLRTGFGDAHVRIGAVKFAADGSASERTMRMSTPYVGRPDDFGILTMTQEEIHEAVEEAHRAGWQVGIHANGDVTIDYVLNAYERVQELWPRTDVRHRIEHCTLVTPDLVRRIAEGGYIPTPFYTYVHYHGEKWDEYGDERMRSMFAHRSFLDAGIRVPGASDYTPGPFEPLMALQSLVTRKDFRGKVWGENQRVSVDEALRICTLNGAYASFEEHEKGSITAGKLADFVLLGDDPHTVDPDRLKEITVARTVVGGRTVYEG from the coding sequence ATGTCCACCGTCAGTCGTGGCGAGTTCCTGGGCCTGGGCGCCGCCTTCGCGGCCGCCCTCGGCACCGGGTGCGCGCCCTCCCGCTCCGCGGATTCCCACCCGGGCCGACCGGACCTGGTCGTGCGCAACGGCACGGTCTACACGATGGACGACGCGCAGCCGACGGCCCAGGCGTTCGCCGTCCGCCACGGTCGCTTCCTGGCCGTCGGCAGCACCGACGACATCGACGCGCTGCGCGGGCCGGATACGCAGGTCATCGACGCGGCCGGACTGACCGTGGTCCCGGGGTTCATCGACGCCCATTCCCACCCCTCCGGCGGCGGCCTGTCCGCGCTGAAGAACGTGGACACGAACCTCGGCAGCATCGCGCGCATCCAGGAGGCGCTCCGGGCCCGTGCGCAGCAGACGCCGCGTGGGGAGTGGATCTCCGGCTACATGTACGACGACACCAAGCTGGAGGAGGGACGCGCGCTCACCCGGGCGGACATCGATGCGGCCGTTCCGGATCACCCGGTCCGGGTGGGCCACCGGGGCGGGCACACGTCCGTCTACAACTCCGCCGCGTTCCGGCTGGCCGGGATCAGCGCCGCCACCCCCGATCCTTTCGGCGGGCACTTCTACCGCGAGAACGGCGAGCTGACGGGAAAGGTGGCCGAGCGCGCCAACGCGCTGATCACCCGGCTCATCCCCTCCACGTCGACCCGGGAGGAACGCCAGGCCGGCGTCAAGAAGATCGGGGAGATGATGAACGCCGCGGGCCTCACGTCGGTGCATCAGACCGGCACCAGCATCGACGACTACGTGGCCTACCAGGACGCGCGCGCCGCGGACGAGCTGACATTCCGCGCCTATCTGCTGCCGCGCGGAGAGTCGTATCGGCAGCTGCTGGCATCCGGCCTCCGTACCGGGTTCGGCGACGCGCACGTCCGCATCGGGGCCGTCAAGTTCGCGGCGGACGGCTCCGCCTCCGAGCGCACGATGCGCATGAGCACGCCCTACGTGGGCCGACCCGACGACTTCGGCATCCTCACCATGACCCAGGAGGAGATCCACGAGGCCGTCGAGGAGGCGCACCGGGCCGGGTGGCAGGTGGGCATCCACGCCAACGGCGACGTCACCATCGACTACGTGTTGAACGCGTACGAGCGGGTCCAGGAGTTGTGGCCCCGGACCGATGTGCGTCACCGCATCGAGCACTGCACCCTGGTCACCCCCGACCTGGTGCGGCGGATCGCGGAGGGCGGCTACATCCCCACGCCGTTCTACACCTATGTGCACTACCACGGCGAGAAGTGGGACGAATACGGCGACGAGCGGATGCGGTCGATGTTCGCCCACCGCTCCTTCCTCGACGCCGGCATCCGGGTCCCGGGCGCGTCCGACTACACCCCCGGTCCCTTCGAACCGCTGATGGCCCTGCAGTCGCTGGTCACGCGCAAGGACTTCCGGGGCAAGGTGTGGGGCGAGAACCAGCGCGTGTCCGTGGACGAGGCCCTGCGGATCTGTACGCTCAACGGTGCCTACGCGTCCTTCGAGGAGCACGAGAAAGGCTCCATCACGGCGGGCAAGCTCGCCGACTTCGTTCTCCTGGGCGACGATCCCCACACGGTCGACCCCGATCGGCTCAAGGAGATCACGGTGGCCCGGACGGTCGTGGGCGGCCGCACGGTCTACGAAGGCTGA
- a CDS encoding HD domain-containing protein — MADESSPPLSGELASGWSVPTEETRTLEARFARRVLMTVPDRHNPKLHQVIEWANADDDLYALWTACNVTAMERLGMTDHGPVHVKIVMNIAVRLLRLLMERGIEPSIVATYGMEREDAEVIVALAALLHDVGMSIHRADHESYSLFIAQDKLKEILPALYPGAAATLVRSDVLHAIIAHRSGGHPLTLEAGVVRLADALDMAKGRSRVPFEAGSVSIHSISAAAVERVSIEPGEDKPVRVRIDLLNSAGVFQLDKLLRDKLSGSGLEDYVEVTAAIEGETEKRLMGAFRL, encoded by the coding sequence ATGGCGGACGAATCGTCTCCCCCGCTCAGCGGCGAGCTGGCGAGCGGATGGTCGGTCCCGACCGAGGAGACGCGGACCTTGGAGGCCCGCTTCGCGCGCCGGGTCCTGATGACCGTGCCGGACCGGCACAACCCCAAGCTGCACCAGGTCATCGAGTGGGCCAACGCGGACGACGACCTCTACGCGCTCTGGACGGCCTGCAACGTCACGGCCATGGAGCGCCTGGGCATGACGGATCACGGGCCGGTGCACGTGAAGATCGTCATGAACATCGCGGTGCGGCTGCTGCGCCTCCTCATGGAACGCGGCATCGAGCCGTCCATCGTGGCCACGTACGGAATGGAGCGCGAGGACGCCGAGGTGATCGTGGCGCTGGCGGCGCTCCTGCACGACGTGGGCATGTCCATCCACCGCGCCGACCACGAGAGCTACTCGTTGTTCATCGCGCAGGACAAGCTCAAGGAGATCCTGCCCGCGCTCTACCCGGGCGCGGCCGCCACGCTCGTGCGCTCCGACGTGCTGCACGCGATCATCGCGCACCGCTCCGGCGGGCATCCGCTCACGCTGGAAGCGGGGGTGGTACGCCTGGCGGACGCGCTGGACATGGCCAAGGGCCGCTCGCGCGTGCCCTTCGAGGCCGGGTCGGTGAGCATCCACTCCATCTCCGCCGCTGCGGTCGAGCGCGTCTCCATCGAACCGGGTGAGGACAAGCCGGTGCGGGTGCGCATCGACCTCCTGAACTCCGCCGGCGTCTTCCAGCTGGACAAGCTGCTCCGCGACAAGCTCTCCGGAAGTGGTCTGGAGGACTACGTGGAGGTCACGGCCGCGATCGAAGGGGAGACGGAGAAGCGGCTCATGGGTGCATTCCGGCTGTAG
- a CDS encoding FKBP-type peptidyl-prolyl cis-trans isomerase, whose product MMRNRIVGGGLAAVLALAGCQAGADPAPTLETNDQKASYAIGLNMGGSLAEVSDRIDMVALRAGIRDAMEDADPRVPREELQGVMEQFGREVTEAQAAEMASRGAENRERGQAYLAENAARDGVSTTESGLQYEVMRPADGPSPETGDRVRIHYRGTLVDGTEFDSSYQGGEPVVFGVDQVIPGFSEALKLMEVGSQYRFVIPSDLAYGPQGTGGDIGPDATLVFEIELLEIVE is encoded by the coding sequence ATGATGCGCAACCGTATCGTGGGTGGCGGGCTCGCCGCCGTGCTGGCGCTCGCCGGCTGCCAGGCCGGCGCCGACCCGGCCCCGACGCTCGAGACCAACGATCAGAAGGCGAGCTATGCGATCGGCCTCAACATGGGCGGATCGCTCGCCGAGGTCTCCGATCGGATCGACATGGTGGCGCTGCGGGCCGGGATCCGGGACGCGATGGAGGACGCCGACCCACGCGTTCCCCGCGAGGAGCTCCAGGGCGTGATGGAGCAGTTCGGCCGCGAGGTCACCGAGGCCCAGGCGGCCGAGATGGCCTCCCGCGGGGCCGAGAACCGGGAGCGGGGTCAGGCCTACCTGGCCGAGAACGCCGCCCGTGACGGCGTCAGCACCACCGAGAGTGGCCTGCAGTACGAGGTGATGCGACCGGCGGACGGCCCCTCTCCGGAGACCGGCGACCGGGTGCGGATCCACTACCGGGGGACGCTCGTCGACGGCACCGAGTTCGACAGCTCCTACCAGGGGGGCGAGCCTGTGGTCTTCGGCGTCGACCAGGTGATCCCCGGCTTCTCCGAAGCGCTCAAGCTGATGGAGGTCGGCAGCCAGTACCGCTTCGTGATCCCCAGCGACCTCGCCTACGGGCCCCAGGGCACCGGCGGCGACATCGGGCCGGACGCCACCCTGGTCTTCGAGATCGAGCTGCTCGAGATCGTCGAGTAG
- a CDS encoding TonB-dependent receptor plug domain-containing protein, translating into MHMRIVSALVVACGLLPAALAAQTVRARGQVRPLQVGVPFAGAAISAPEAGVDVCARPDGRFAVVLPADMDVALRITPVGFDPYDVTVRPSTDTAVLPLGEHVIELEGLTVVGLALEGRGAAAWAQTELPGGDMTRAPGTLTEALQGRVAGARSTSGAPGGSVRIDLRGVRSLLGRTEPLVVMDGVVLSTVRIAPDDGITGATEAERDVLSRLADLNPADIERIDVVQGAAASARYGPRAGNGVIAITTRRGRVAPAAPAAALRCFRPAP; encoded by the coding sequence ATGCACATGCGGATCGTCAGCGCGCTCGTGGTCGCGTGCGGGCTGTTGCCGGCCGCTCTCGCCGCCCAGACCGTGCGCGCCCGGGGGCAGGTGCGGCCGCTCCAGGTGGGGGTGCCGTTCGCGGGCGCGGCCATCTCCGCACCCGAGGCGGGCGTGGACGTCTGCGCCCGGCCGGACGGGCGCTTCGCCGTGGTGTTGCCCGCGGACATGGACGTCGCACTGCGGATCACGCCGGTCGGGTTCGACCCCTACGACGTGACCGTGCGGCCCTCGACGGACACGGCGGTCCTGCCGCTCGGCGAGCACGTGATCGAGCTCGAGGGGCTCACGGTGGTCGGGCTGGCGCTGGAGGGAAGGGGGGCGGCGGCCTGGGCGCAGACCGAGCTACCGGGCGGGGACATGACCCGTGCGCCCGGAACGCTCACCGAGGCGCTTCAAGGCCGCGTCGCGGGCGCGCGCTCCACGTCGGGAGCACCGGGCGGCAGCGTGCGCATCGACCTGCGGGGTGTGCGCTCCCTCCTCGGTCGCACGGAGCCGCTGGTGGTGATGGACGGCGTGGTGCTCTCCACCGTGCGGATCGCGCCGGACGACGGGATCACCGGCGCCACCGAGGCCGAGCGGGACGTGCTGTCGCGGCTGGCGGATCTGAATCCCGCCGATATCGAGCGCATCGACGTCGTGCAGGGCGCGGCCGCCTCGGCCCGCTACGGACCGCGGGCGGGGAACGGCGTGATCGCCATCACGACCCGCCGGGGTCGGGTGGCGCCGGCGGCGCCCGCTGCGGCGTTGCGGTGTTTCCGCCCGGCGCCGTGA
- a CDS encoding lasso RiPP family leader peptide-containing protein: MKYEAPRVKVLGSFREMTQTGGHWWFWWWKPKPPKGGGGGSGGHNGRS; this comes from the coding sequence ATGAAGTACGAGGCTCCGCGCGTGAAGGTCCTCGGATCCTTCCGTGAGATGACCCAGACGGGCGGCCACTGGTGGTTCTGGTGGTGGAAGCCCAAGCCGCCGAAGGGTGGCGGTGGTGGGTCGGGCGGTCACAACGGCCGCAGCTGA
- a CDS encoding ABC transporter permease: MTSQRGGHGPGSQPDPRGSRIFALLLRTLPRGFRERYGAELTETHGRRMETARSARGLVRLRTVAHEVAGLALLTLRLRFDRSTRTPSSLSRARPSMIDGLKQDLRTTLRSLRRNPAFAATVVGVLALGIGAVTAIFSAVNAYFFRPLPFLDEERVVALYETNPEFGWVDATAAPANAMDWRDQVDAFEDVALYSDFVDQTTYVQDGEPRLLNVTNVSGNFFAVLGVPPLLGRPLQWEDTWAASGDVVVLTHQVWQDVFGADTALVGATVPLSGRPFRVAAVMPPGFRFPSDETQIWGMMGWDPAAREQVWFRRAHFVRPLARLAPGVTAAQADAQLQVVVERLARDYPATNRVMGAGLAPARAFFVRQVRTPLLVLSAAVLLLLTLACVNVANLMLVRAQERSREVAVRVALGAGRARVARQVLTESGLLALLGGTLGLALGWMGIQALARAHPLGIAGATGLALDHRVVLATLGVALTAGLAFGVGPALRAGGASPGHALKDGGRGTSRGRHALRTTRLMVGTEVALALLLVLGGGLVLRSFLRLRAVDPGFQVDGVLAVELSLPNARYPERDQVLAFWDRLQTLLEARPGIERAGGVGQLPLDGTSWSSQAKAEGWPAERIAFEILHRRADRGYFEALGIPLVRGRLFEASDGPDAPPVIVINEQFAREHFPGEDPIGQRIAYDREPDSSSVWYEIVGIVGDQSQVSPGQPVRAEAFENRDQDWARDLRIVLRTEGDPLSVVPSVRSVLAELDPLIPLGEVRSLRQVWRTSIADEERVLTLLGIFAVVALLLATVGVYGVTAQAARARTHEIGVRMALGASPRDILRMMIGQGLTVVVVGMALGLGVALVAGRGLRSLLFEITPTDPLTIGGVSLLLLAAAFLACWLPARRSTRVDPRASLQAE, encoded by the coding sequence ATGACCTCGCAACGGGGCGGGCACGGACCCGGTTCCCAGCCGGATCCGCGCGGGAGCCGGATCTTCGCCCTCCTGCTTCGGACCCTGCCGCGTGGATTCCGGGAGCGCTACGGGGCCGAGCTGACCGAGACGCACGGGCGCCGCATGGAGACGGCGCGCTCCGCGCGTGGGCTCGTACGCCTGCGCACGGTGGCCCACGAGGTCGCGGGGCTCGCACTGCTCACGCTGCGCCTCCGCTTCGACCGATCCACCCGCACGCCTTCCTCCCTGTCGCGAGCGCGGCCTTCCATGATCGACGGACTGAAGCAGGATCTCCGCACCACCCTGCGCTCCCTGCGCCGCAACCCGGCGTTCGCCGCCACCGTCGTGGGGGTTCTCGCGCTCGGCATCGGCGCGGTCACGGCCATCTTCTCCGCGGTCAACGCCTACTTCTTCCGTCCGCTGCCGTTCCTGGACGAAGAACGCGTGGTCGCCCTGTACGAGACCAACCCGGAGTTCGGCTGGGTGGATGCCACGGCAGCCCCGGCCAACGCCATGGATTGGCGCGACCAGGTGGACGCCTTCGAGGACGTTGCCCTCTACTCGGACTTCGTCGATCAGACCACCTACGTCCAGGACGGGGAGCCCCGCCTGCTCAACGTCACCAACGTGAGCGGAAATTTCTTCGCCGTGCTCGGGGTGCCGCCGCTCCTCGGCCGCCCCCTGCAGTGGGAGGACACCTGGGCCGCCAGTGGCGACGTGGTCGTGCTGACCCATCAGGTCTGGCAGGACGTGTTCGGAGCCGATACCGCGCTGGTCGGTGCCACCGTACCGCTGTCGGGCCGACCGTTCCGCGTGGCCGCGGTCATGCCACCCGGCTTCCGGTTCCCGTCGGACGAGACACAGATCTGGGGCATGATGGGCTGGGACCCGGCCGCCCGGGAGCAGGTGTGGTTCCGGCGCGCCCACTTCGTGCGACCGCTGGCCCGCCTGGCACCGGGTGTCACGGCCGCGCAGGCGGACGCCCAGTTGCAGGTCGTCGTGGAGCGCCTCGCGCGCGACTACCCTGCCACCAACCGCGTGATGGGCGCGGGCCTGGCCCCGGCCCGCGCGTTCTTCGTGCGCCAGGTGCGCACGCCCCTGCTGGTGCTGAGTGCGGCGGTTCTGCTGTTGCTCACGCTGGCCTGCGTGAATGTCGCCAACCTGATGCTCGTCCGCGCCCAGGAGCGTTCGCGCGAGGTGGCCGTCCGCGTGGCGCTGGGCGCGGGGCGCGCCCGTGTGGCGCGTCAGGTGCTCACCGAGAGCGGACTGCTCGCGCTGCTGGGCGGCACGCTCGGGCTCGCACTGGGTTGGATGGGCATCCAGGCCCTGGCCCGCGCCCACCCCCTCGGCATCGCCGGCGCCACGGGACTCGCGCTCGACCATCGGGTGGTGCTGGCCACGCTCGGCGTCGCGCTCACCGCCGGACTTGCCTTCGGGGTCGGGCCGGCCCTCCGCGCCGGAGGCGCTTCACCCGGCCACGCCCTCAAGGACGGGGGCCGCGGCACCTCGCGCGGCCGGCACGCGCTGCGCACCACGCGCCTCATGGTCGGAACGGAGGTGGCGCTCGCGCTCCTGCTCGTGCTGGGCGGCGGACTCGTGCTGCGCAGCTTCCTGCGCCTGCGCGCCGTGGACCCCGGCTTCCAGGTGGACGGTGTCCTCGCGGTCGAGCTGTCGCTGCCCAACGCCCGCTACCCTGAACGGGATCAGGTGCTGGCGTTCTGGGACCGCCTGCAGACGCTGCTGGAGGCGCGACCCGGGATCGAGCGCGCCGGTGGGGTCGGGCAACTACCGCTGGACGGGACCAGTTGGTCGAGCCAGGCCAAGGCGGAGGGCTGGCCCGCCGAGCGCATCGCCTTCGAGATCCTCCACCGACGCGCCGACCGCGGCTACTTCGAGGCGCTCGGCATCCCGCTCGTGCGCGGCCGGCTCTTCGAAGCCTCGGACGGGCCGGACGCGCCCCCGGTGATCGTCATCAACGAGCAGTTCGCCCGCGAGCATTTCCCGGGAGAAGACCCGATCGGCCAGCGCATCGCCTACGACCGGGAGCCGGATTCCAGCTCGGTGTGGTACGAGATCGTGGGCATCGTCGGGGACCAGAGCCAGGTCAGCCCCGGGCAGCCGGTGCGGGCCGAGGCGTTCGAGAACCGGGATCAGGACTGGGCGCGCGACCTGCGCATCGTGCTGCGCACGGAAGGCGATCCACTGTCGGTCGTACCGTCGGTCCGCTCCGTGCTGGCGGAGCTCGATCCGCTGATCCCGCTCGGTGAGGTTCGCTCACTGCGTCAGGTGTGGCGCACCTCGATCGCCGACGAGGAGCGGGTCCTCACCCTGCTCGGGATCTTCGCCGTCGTGGCCCTGCTCCTGGCCACGGTGGGCGTCTACGGTGTCACGGCGCAGGCCGCCCGCGCCCGCACGCACGAGATCGGGGTGCGGATGGCGCTGGGTGCGTCCCCGCGCGACATCCTGCGCATGATGATCGGTCAGGGGCTGACGGTCGTCGTGGTCGGCATGGCCCTGGGCCTGGGGGTGGCCCTGGTGGCCGGCCGCGGGCTGCGGTCGTTGCTCTTCGAGATCACCCCCACCGATCCGCTCACGATCGGGGGCGTGAGCCTGCTGCTGCTCGCGGCGGCGTTCCTGGCGTGTTGGCTGCCGGCCCGGCGTTCGACCCGCGTCGATCCGCGGGCCTCGCTGCAGGCGGAGTGA
- a CDS encoding RagB/SusD family nutrient uptake outer membrane protein, whose amino-acid sequence MNAIHRHLGVGAVLLAVAWSTGCTEELTVPNFNNPAREDLTGTPTRGTLAAAVQGLVAAQRGLKEGMVGRLGVWGREGYDLRPEEPRTTTDALIDPIDPINGGLFFGGQYTQIAGINTVLTAVENASVLTDTEKNAIRGFVKTLKADAYWQMIIARPIGMGIPLDPNPDPNAELTPISSAAEVHQYINSLYDEALSDLQSGGSSFPFQLPSGFDGYADPGSFAQVNRALKARALKYQGQWNDVLTTLGQSFIDASGDMDEGVYFNHSTISGDAPNGFFSTVSHFAHPRVRANAQQQPSGDLDQRVLDKTKVIPAFTLYEITVTEDMDVYQSLTAAFPWITNDELLLIRAEANAALGNDGAALADVNAVREESGGLAPLASFSGDPLDEILYNKLLSLLWEGGFAYLDMRQYDRLDELPRARPNHGVYPGFPYPQNECLARDISGQPECGTFFAQ is encoded by the coding sequence ATGAACGCCATCCATAGACATCTGGGCGTCGGTGCGGTCCTCCTCGCCGTGGCCTGGAGCACGGGCTGCACGGAAGAGCTCACCGTTCCGAACTTCAACAATCCCGCCCGGGAGGATCTCACGGGCACGCCGACCCGCGGCACGCTGGCCGCGGCCGTCCAGGGCCTCGTGGCCGCCCAGCGCGGCCTGAAGGAGGGCATGGTCGGGCGGCTGGGCGTATGGGGCCGCGAAGGCTACGACCTCCGGCCCGAGGAGCCGCGCACGACGACGGACGCGTTGATCGATCCGATCGATCCGATCAACGGCGGGCTGTTCTTCGGCGGTCAATACACGCAGATCGCCGGGATCAACACGGTGCTCACGGCGGTGGAGAACGCCTCGGTCCTCACGGACACGGAGAAGAACGCGATCCGTGGCTTCGTGAAGACGCTGAAGGCGGACGCCTACTGGCAGATGATCATCGCGCGCCCGATCGGGATGGGCATCCCGTTGGATCCGAACCCCGATCCGAACGCCGAGCTCACGCCCATCTCCAGCGCGGCGGAGGTGCACCAGTACATCAACAGCCTTTACGACGAGGCCCTGAGCGACCTGCAGAGCGGTGGGAGCAGCTTTCCGTTCCAGCTTCCGTCCGGGTTCGACGGCTACGCCGATCCGGGTTCGTTCGCGCAGGTCAACCGCGCGCTCAAGGCGCGGGCGCTCAAGTACCAGGGTCAGTGGAACGACGTGCTGACCACCCTCGGCCAGTCGTTCATCGATGCGAGCGGCGACATGGACGAGGGGGTGTACTTCAACCACAGCACCATCTCCGGGGATGCCCCCAACGGCTTCTTCTCCACGGTGTCGCACTTCGCGCATCCGCGCGTGCGCGCGAACGCCCAACAGCAGCCGAGCGGGGACCTCGACCAGCGTGTGCTCGACAAGACCAAGGTGATCCCGGCCTTCACGCTGTACGAGATCACCGTCACCGAGGACATGGACGTCTATCAGAGCCTGACGGCAGCCTTCCCGTGGATCACCAACGACGAGCTGCTGCTCATCCGGGCCGAGGCCAACGCGGCCCTGGGCAACGACGGCGCGGCACTGGCGGACGTGAATGCCGTGCGCGAGGAGTCGGGGGGTCTGGCGCCGCTGGCGTCCTTCAGCGGGGATCCGCTGGACGAGATCCTCTACAACAAGCTGCTCTCGCTCCTGTGGGAGGGCGGATTCGCGTACCTGGACATGCGCCAGTACGACCGTCTGGATGAGCTTCCGCGCGCGCGTCCCAACCACGGGGTGTATCCGGGCTTCCCGTATCCGCAGAACGAGTGCCTGGCCCGGGACATCTCGGGTCAGCCGGAGTGCGGGACGTTCTTCGCGCAGTAG